The following are from one region of the Calditrichota bacterium genome:
- a CDS encoding DUF2007 domain-containing protein, which yields MTSPKEKPSEEKWVRLKSFPSRLYAEMVKEVLDHLEIPSIIKGEDVGILGTGSYGTSSPGKVTLWVLEKDLDRCREISTDMLDHI from the coding sequence GTGACTTCTCCGAAAGAAAAACCATCCGAAGAAAAATGGGTTCGCTTAAAGTCATTTCCCAGCCGGCTTTATGCTGAAATGGTCAAAGAAGTCTTGGATCATTTGGAGATTCCTTCCATTATTAAAGGGGAAGATGTGGGGATTCTGGGAACCGGAAGCTACGGAACCTCATCTCCCGGAAAGGTAACTCTCTGGGTGCTGGAAAAGGATCTTGACCGATGTCGGGAAATATCGACGGATATGCTGGATCATATTTAG
- a CDS encoding histidine--tRNA ligase — MGKKIQTPRGTKDALPEESYQWLYLENEVRKIFERFNFSEIRTPVFEETELFARGVGETTDIVQKEMYTFEDRGGKSMTLRPEMTASVVRAYIQHSLWNRGAVQKFSYISPMFR; from the coding sequence ATGGGAAAAAAAATTCAAACACCCCGCGGAACCAAAGATGCCCTTCCGGAAGAATCTTACCAGTGGCTTTATTTAGAAAATGAAGTTCGAAAGATATTTGAACGATTCAATTTTTCAGAGATTCGGACCCCTGTTTTTGAAGAAACCGAATTATTTGCGCGCGGGGTAGGGGAAACGACAGACATCGTGCAAAAGGAAATGTACACATTCGAAGACCGCGGCGGAAAAAGCATGACCCTGCGGCCTGAAATGACAGCCTCTGTTGTTCGTGCGTACATCCAACATTCGCTCTGGAACAGGGGAGCCGTACAAAAATTTTCGTACATTTCACCGATGTTTCG